From Quercus lobata isolate SW786 chromosome 11, ValleyOak3.0 Primary Assembly, whole genome shotgun sequence:
TCATAGCTATTAGGAGCCTTACCATTCCCAGGTACCTCTTCATGCTGAGGAAAATCTCCTGCATCCTCATATTCTTCAACTCGGTCATGTCAGTGGGGAGCAGCAGGGTCCTCTCCAACGCGTCGGCCACATAAGCACCTTCGCCGTCTCGAAAGCTCCTCATGGATGCATCTACCATCAGAGGTTCCCCAtggagcattggggcaggaagccaagcATTGGGCGTGGATTGGGCATTGACCCCTTTCCCCTGGCCTTGATGCCCAATCTTTAACTGTTTTTGAGCTCGTAGGGCTTCGTCCTCCTCTCAAGAGGAGTGGGATTCCCCCCCGTCCATTGGCTCCTTACCCTTGGaactcctcttcctctttggGTCAGTGGGTTCAGGTCGAGGAGGTAGAGTGGATTGGGGAGGGGCAGGAAGTTTTGGTCGGGGAGATTGTGACTGCGACAGGGAAGGAGAAGACCTAGTCTGGACAGGCTGGGGCTGTGGTGGGGGAGTTAGAGCACTGGATTGCGACCTTCCTTGCACACCCTTCCCTGGATGGCCCTCAAGCAGGTCAAACAAGCTGTtcgggggctttctcttaaCACCCATCTCCGCCCGAGAAGATGTCCCCACTAACAACagttccgcctcggacaagtcAGGGTCACCAAAGTCACCAAAAGGATCCTCGGATGGATCAGCTTGGTCAAATACACCGAACCCCTCTTCGGATAAGCCCAAATCACCCTCGTCCTCCGCTACGTGGTGGGACGGAGAAGAGCCCGCTAACGGGATGCCCTCCGGGACGGGAGATCCTTCAGAGATCAAAAACCCGTGCTCGGCTACAGTGATTTTCTGAAGTAGAGGATCGTTAGCCCTGATCACGTGCTTCGTGGCGGCAAATGACTTCTGGATAAGAtcgtaccctaagattttgtgagcggctctgACTTGGTTGTCCTCTTCGTTTACAAAAACCACCACCTTAAGAACGGTTTCCAAATCCTCTCGGTTGGTCAGATGAAAGTGCCATTGAAAGGCTTGTGGATCTGCAAAAAGAAGGCATGTTCATAGTTAGTAACCGAACCACACAAATTACGACGGCACAAAAGATTAGCCCCCTCCTACTCTCTgcaccccacctggttctccctccacaATTGGGCAAGGaaggccatcatgccactcTCCAGATACAATAAAAAAGTCCTTGTTCAATCCTTTGCTGGACTCGGAGAGGCACTGGATTAGCCAAACCCTatcgtctctcgtcttcatgtaaTAGGATTTGCCCCTCAAATGTTGGAGGTTgtagcaccagtttacatcatgATGGGTCAGTCTTAGCCCCATTTTTTCGTTTAAGGAGTCCACACAACCTAGGATCCTAAACACATTAGCAGCGCAttgggtgggagctaatcggaaatgcctaaggtaatTCCTCATTTTcggccccatggggattctcacaCCCCCCCTTTATAAAGGCGAGAAGGGGAATCACCACCTCGCCCATTCTTCTCTTAAGATGCCACTCCCCCTCCTTACAGTACCTCAAACTCACATTGGGGGGTATCCTATAgtcggcgatgaacttttccatcgcctctttggtttcaactaacttttttaatttaaccaTCTCTAGGAACTGCTAAACAGACTCAGGGGATGACGGGAGAAGTAGAGGagtaagagaaaaataaacctagAAGAGAGAAAGCACGAGTTAGTGAGAGCAGAAAATTTACAGAAAGGAGGCAAAGTTCCTCGGACAGACTTTTTATGCTGGAGAGAGACTTGAGTTTGGATGGAAGTTTGACTGAACCTAGGGTATGTGCGCTAGAACACTTAAGTGCGAAAGTAAAGAGACAAATcagttctaaaaattatttatacttCCCATCAAAAGTAACTGTgcgaattttcccgcccataaaggtaaagaaatctccaccgttagattaccATCGCatcgttgaacgtgggaagtaCAGAGCCACCCGCATTTAATGAAGACGCGCTTCACATACCAAGGCGCCAAGAATgtgtctcgggcagacgaaAAGTCTCTGGTACtgatagatgacaaggattgtCAAGCTATGACAGAGGCATGATGTCAttaaaaccctcctctccgtccAAGGAGCCgaacagcagggttttgaggggttattgtggggtcagagaatttgtgacctcGACCCACTTTACCTTAGGGCCCAAGGTACGCGTCGAGAAGAGGcgttgccgaggacatgcagcgaaagtccaaatggcctagaaatgcagccgaggacaatcctgtcctcggcatcccaaaatcTAGAATGGAAGAAcggcacgccatcaaaggcagcccccaAAGCACTCCCAGAAGAAAAGACGAGTACAGTAGGACTCGCATGGGAGTACAGTGTGAGTGCGATTCAAGGAAAAACTGTCACCTctgcattgaatgcgccaacaaacgtcctggccacattaatgggaaaagacccctgaatagtgtggcttcggttattgcaactaacaaaaagtggGGGAAGGCAGCTGATGAGACAAGCACTTGAATAGTTACCTGCTTGATCAACCAGATAGAAAGTCAGGATCAACTAGgaggggctatataatgtaaaaattcgTCCAAAGGAAAAGGGGgggtgaaaaaagaaagagtattATGTATCGTCTCTAGGATCATTGTAACCTAgtgtaaaaaagaataataagaacattaaactCCTTGGACGAGGTCTAAGGACCAGAGCTACTCAGGCCGAGccgaggagaaagtcttcttaGATAAGTTCAATTCACCCCTGTGCaatcatcatgaacaccatgactaatgACTATTCGttcaccaaggcctagccttttagcccactctctacaaatttattgtttggacctttaaCGTTCGAATCCAATACCAATTGGGGATCgacacaaattgagtccttacaatgaTTAATAACAATCAACATAAAACAAACACCATAGATTAAAATGGTAACATATCTAAAAGAAAGTTGAATGATctataacttcttcttttttaataagtaattttatttttcataagcTTATTAGctaatttgttttcttataatattttattttattttttcttctaaaaacaTAAATGTACCTCGACCAATTTTCAGCAAATATGcttttctcaagaaaaaattaatccaaatcAAATATCTGAAGAAGCATCTCAAGTTTTACACAAGTATCTGAAGAAGAAAttataagaatgaaaaatattttctgtatTCTTCTTCATGAGAGCCATCAAGGATTTTCTTCTCGTTCAGCCGCTTTGAGAAGCATCTCTTATAACAAATTCTCAAAAGATGCCTAAAAAACACAAGCTAGCTTACAAAATTGACACAATAATTAACTATATGAGATGTTGATAGCttctaaatttcaaaatgttaaaaaatccTTTACGAACTCCACTAAACatatcaacaagtgtaaagagTTTGGCAGTTTGCTAACATCCAAATaggatattgaaaaaaaaagcaGATATAGCaacattagaatttttttaatttttttatgaacattagaaatatttatattaaaaaaaaaaaaatcacacattCATTAATTCCATGATCATAAATCCTATAACAGTTTGAAGTTTCTGATGGCAaaatacatcaacatataaaagCAATCGCAAGTACTGATACAGCTTTACAAGCTTTTATTAGGCCGCGAAACTCAATCCTACTACTACAAACACAATACCACCTAAAATGGCTGCTAGAGCAGTTACTTCAACATCGATAGTTTTCAAGAAACCCTCAAGTCCTATCCAGCCATTACTAACCTGTGAACAATTAAAATTTCCCCCCCAAAATTACACAAGTAGTAAAAGAATATTTGGCAACACAGCAATATTCTTAGTCAGCTCTGGACTGGCCAGCTCGAGAAGACAAGATAATGCCGACAATAAGCCCGTAGAGGGCAAGTGCTTCAGCAAAGATGAGAATAAGGATCATTCCAACAAAAAGTTTTGGCTGCTGTGCATTAGCTCTGCAAAACAGAATCATCTACTCAAAGGGGGCACAAATTAATGGAAATTAATGAAACTTGCAGATACAGTTGAATTCACTATGaacttaaatccaaaaaaaggcAACCTCAAAAAGTCATCAAAGTTCTAGAAATTAATTCAGAAATTAAGGAAACATAAAAACCTGAATGATCACATACACTTCAATAATGCATTAATTAATGCAACTGTTGTACATGAAATTTACAATTGATGAGCTACGCCTAACATTAACTtttccttccttaaaaaaaaacataagaaatgtGGCCACAGAGGGAGAGAAAATAGACTTATGCCAAATGTCATAAAACTGATTACCACTTTACCAAggcttttaaaaataataataataataaatataattttgatatcaACCCTCAACAGAGAAAATTGATAATTAACtaatatcattattattatcatcattgttgttgctgttgttgtccagttttattaattagtatcatcatttttattgttaatgaGATTCAGTCTCCTTTGCCCATGAGACAAGGGATCATACTGAGTCATCATGATGTAATGCTGATACTTGATCTCAAATAGATCCTAATTTGATGATCATTAAAATGAAGTGATAAATGACTAAGATGGCTGCCCTAAGTCACCCTATCCAAGGCCAATTCAAGCATGTGGTGTGGGGCATGATAACTCAGTAGTCAGTACTCTACAAGGTTCTATGCATCTCAGACCACGATTTACATCCAGCCAAACACTCCTCCCCACCAGAGGAGGGGGGAAGGAGGCAGATTGCTTATAAAGGCATTTCTTTTActcacctttaaaaaaataaaaataaataaatggtaagttacacatgcaccctGTGGGTCTGCCCTTAGAATAATTCATTCTATTAGAGtgctaaaatataaaatgaaaacacTGCCAAGATTGATGAGTTGATAAAACATCTAATCAATCCTGGGTGGCTGAGTAGCTCTCAACATTCGGAGTCAGATAGGTCCAAATGGATGTTAAGAGCTGGCAACCAACCTTCAAGATGCAGTACATTATCATCTAATCAAATGAAGGATAGTTGTTCTTTATAATATAATACACCTATAATATCTTAGACTACAATCTCCTATGTAGCCAATTCAAGTCCTGAAAATTAACTATCCATACAAATGAACCAATAAGTAACTTAGGAGTATAAATCAATAAGCGTTCCGAAACTGAAGCACAGAGCAAGCAACAATTAACTTCAAGAAAATACCCCAAATCCCAGAGCCACCCAAAAATGAAATCCACAATTCAGTaaacaaaaaatgatgataacAGGAACCAATTGATACAAGTGCATACAAATACATATAAGAGATTAGAAATATACCTAACACCAGCATCACCAACAATACCAATCGCCATACCGGCAGAGAGCCCAGCAAGACCACAAGAAAGACCAGACGAGAGATGAGCATAACCATCAAAAAGGTAATATGACTTGGCCTTTGGGTTAATCCCAGTACTAATGATAACGGCAATAATAAGTCCGTAAATACCCAACACTCCAGCCATAACAACTGGAACAATGGACTTCATCACCAGCTCAGGCCTCATCACACCCATTGATGCCACACCAACACCACTCTTCGCTGTCCCATAAGCTGCTCCCATACCTAAATACCCACCACAAACCAAAAAACTTAACCAAAAACACAGCATACAGTAACATAATACCTCACATCTTTTCGTGGTCCTATTAGCCTAAGTTAAACAATCTAGGCTAAATTAGATATTTTACCCTCTAACTTTGACTTATTTTCAATTCAGTTCTTcgcatttcaattttttttcttttcttttcatttcagtcctttaactttaATCTGATTTCAAATTAGTCCTTCTGTCTAATTCCATCCAACGTCTTCCTTAGTTTACGTATTTCTTACTTTCCAAAACAAAGTCATTTTGGTGGACTTAATAAAATGGATTGGATGGAAGGacattattgaaaatgaatagCGGTTAAAAACTGAATTTGAAAACATGTCAAAGTTAAAGGGAGTAATTTGCAATTTAGCTAACaatctaaaaatgaaaattgtactaagataaaaaaaattgctctaATATCTACACAAACCAACCAAACCACACTAAAAACTCatcaaagtttcaaaatttcaatgtgATCTACACCAATTAAACTCAATTGACtctttaaaaatcaaatcttgAATTGTCCACAGCTTGATTTCAATGCTAAGCATTTTATTATaggtaagaataattttattaaaaaagactaattcaatttcaataataTGCATCAAACTAAATTGAGGGGTACATGATCTTTCTTCGAACTAAATGTAAGAATTAATCCAATTGAAcacttcaaaaaatcaaattcctACATAATTCAAACTGATCACAAagctttttcactttttttttttttttttaaaatattcatttcaGTTCTTCCGTCTAGTTCCGTCCAAACtcttaattttagtatttttcactTTCGAAAACAAAGTCATTTTGGTGGACTTAATAGTTAATAGTGCGGATTGGACGGAAGGACTACATCGAATAATTAATTGTTAAAGGACTGAACTGAAAAAACGTCAAAGTTAAAGGGCGTAATTTGtaaatttgccaaaaaaatcTAAGATTGAAAAATTGCACTTAAGATCTACACCAACCAATCAAACCACAGTTAAAACCTCATCAAAGCTTCAAAATTTCAATACGATCTACACCAATCAAACTCAAATCGAGCATTTTCCACGGCTTGATTTATCAAAACTAAGCATTAAACTCAATCGAACATCATACGATCTTGTTTcgaactaaaatttaatttaactaaTCAAATTGAAcgctaccaaaaaaaaaaaaaaaaatcaattcgaAGCAATCACAAAGAGCTACATAAAACGAACGATCCGATAATCGAATTATCTAAATTTcattataccaacaaaaaaaaaaaaattcaataaatatgtGATTCGATCTAAATGAAGAAATGGTAAAAGTTAGCTAGGGTTAAAGAGAAAATTTACAAGAGAAAACGAGTGCTGCGGCTGCGCCGAGGAAGCCGAAGAACGGTGCCGTTTCATCGCCGCTGAATGATGAACCCGAAGACATTGTTTTTTGGTTCTTGATCGGTGGTGGATCTGCAACGACGTCGTTCAGATCTCAGAGTTTcggatctctctctctgttttgattccgtacagaaaaaaaaaaaggtgtggaAGAGAATGCTTCAACTACTTTATAAGCtgttttgtatttatatatatatatatatatatatagataaataaataaatataaataactatTTTATAAGGACACCTAGATAATCAATACGACACCGTAGtggatttttttggggggtggggggagagTGAAGGTTTGGTGTGCTTGGGCTGACTTGGGCTTGGGTTTGGGCTTTTTGATGATTCGGCCTCGAAGTCTCGAACCAACTTCGAATATGTTTCAACATTTTTAGAGATTCTATACAAAGAATAAAATGATGAAGAAGCTGCAATGTAAATTTGTATAAATTGGGTAATAGAGTTAAAAATCATCGAGCTAATagtacatacaaaaaaaaatttgacaacaaTCTTTATATTTGTTAATGTGGCaagttttttattgatttttatttgggttgatcattgacatcacttttttatctatCACTAACAATCTgtcatatcaatatatattaaatttgttgtcaatttttttttgtgtcaatAGACTTTCTCAAAACCATTACACTGTAGGAATTGGGATTTTGAGTAAATTGTATGATCTTTCGGATATAGGCATTGTCAATTGTATGAGAACAATCCATTTAAGTCTTAACTTTACCAAATTGTGAGGAAGACAAATTTGATATGGACTTAATGTAGTGGTATAGcctcttatcaaaaaaaagtagTGTTGTAGCCAGTTCATAGTAAAATATGGTTATATTGtcacaaattaattttaattaggcCCCCTTGACATCCATGAACGGAAGCACTTTTGGAAATTGAAGATTCATGCGAGATTTTAAGTTCTTGCTATGGAACAACATTGTATGGAATATCCTTCTTTTATAGTGGGATATGCGATTCTTTGTGCTTTTTTCTGTAATCTATGGCAAGAAtccattacttttttcttttttctctttgtctTGATATTATGGTCATAATCTACATGGCCTTTTCATTTATCTACTATTAGTAACACTCATCAATGCATTGCTGAATGGATTAGAATGCTTAAAATAAGCTTTGATGCTAAAGTGAGATGCCATGCTAGTGTGGTTGCGTGTGTACTTGGTTAGAACTTCTCATTCCAGGTGATCCTTTTGTGGAGTGAAGCTATGTTAGCAAAATTGTTGGTGTCTTCTTTACAGTGCTGGGATTTTGTGTTTATTCCtaggaaattcaaatttttttggttcagatTGTAGCTTGCTGGTTTGTTGCTTGTAAGGCTATGCAGCCTATAGAATTTAAATCTAGAAGATGGAGTTTGATGTGTATCTTCCTTTATTATGTTAATCAATTTATCcttagagggaaaaaaaaattaaaacatagtcCAAGAAttaaagaagttaaaaaaacaaaaatcaaaatatcgcATCAttcttctcaaatatatatatatatatatatatatatatatatatacatatgtatatatatgtatcgCATCATCTTTATAATAAAATGTAATGTATGATACTTGTTGTTTTCATGTGGGATAGAACTACTGTCAAAGTAATTCACCCTCATAAGTTTGTTAAATggttttattaaattcaaagtataaataacatttttcttacGGAAGAAAATATGAGGAAGGTTTTAGATTCAAAGCGTGAGATGAGAAGAATTTGTAGTGGCAATTGGTTTGAgattcaatgattttttttttttttttttttaaagaataaaccATTAGTTTACTAAGGCTAGTATTAAGTTATTATGTAGCCAAATATAGTTGTGAGTTGTGACAAGTGACATATCTGAATTGCAAAATACATGGTGTGTGAAGGGTTGTGAACGAGTCAAGATTTGTCAAGTAGTGCGTGTTTGAGTTTGGCTCgtcaataaaaatcaaatgctCAAGTTTGGCTCAAGCTTGAGACAAACCTTAAAATAATGTTTGAAGCTTATGAGAATGTCAAAAAGCTCGAGCTCGGCTTGAataattagtcaagccaagcttGACCTTAATATCAAGTTCAAACTCGAGCTCAAGTCAAGCTTTTTAGCTTGGGAtacaaaaaaattgcattatcAAATGCAAAAGATAGATATTAGATAGAGAGATTGGGGGTGACAAATAAGAATCTTAGTTTTGATATAACTGGATTGTGAAGTTGTAATTTTGATAGAAATGAATTGTGAAGTTAGGCAAAGACTAGAAGTCTAGAAAGAATTACATTTATATTGAATCGGAAAGACTTACATAGtaacatattttacaaatttacaaagattgtggggggggggggggataatATGGAACTTGAGTCTAAAAGTGTTCCATGGTCAGTTTAGagaaagtgttaaaaaaaaattagaggaaagAAATTAATGGGCAATGGTAAGTGGTCTCATATGGATTATGTTATTATTAAGATACGTGTAATGtcataataataagtttttttagtaaacatatATCAAGTTATAAACAAACCTAAGCTCGGCATGTTTTGTATCGAGTCttattgttcatgaacaatttttttttttttttttttttttgcttgggctcaGCTTGTTTAtcaaacaagcctaaaactaaggctcaaacttggcttatttataaacaaacgaACAAGAATGAGCCTTTTATCAAACTGAGCCTGAGTTGTTCATAAACaacttggttcatttacagccctaCGTGTGACAATGGGCAATGTTTTCTTCCCAAAACTGTCTATGGAAACAATGAATCTTTTCTAATCCAACATTTGATAAggctaaatacaaaattaaatcaacatgtttggttagtctGTTTGGCTCAATTTAATGAATTGATAGGTGTATGGTCAAAATGTATATGGTAAAAGATTTTTACACTTCATTTGGGAGgagagaaatgaataaaatgtaaataattattttagactatttttttcattcccttatttgggaATTTAATCCTTTCATTATTTGGAAATTTAACTAAAAGAGAGTATAATGGATAAAAGAGACCATTCATTCTTCTCTATTCtctcaaaacctcaaattttcattgtcccaaaaatttagaaaaattagaagatataaaattagatttaataaaattttccaaataaaactcaacattaaaagttataatatatgTAACAGGCACTTcgctatttatttttaactacttaaaaatctatTATAATATTTGGTTTATGTTATATGGCGTGCATTTGTCATGTAATTTAAAGTaatttaatacatttatttttaatttatattctattatcaatttaaattatattattattatttttaaattatatactaTTCTCAATTTAACAATGCATTGTGTGGACATAACACTAGTTGTGGGAGAGGGAAGCCCGAAGAAGGAGGATCGTCAAATGAGCTCAATCCGAGGAGTAACTGGGCCCAACTATTCATCAGATCAGGGCAAGCACAATCAGGATAATCCAATTAGTGAACAGATGAAGGCGGCCTGCCCAAGGAGCCCGAGGAGCAAACACTTCTTGGGAGACCAGAGACAAACCACAAAGGCCATAAAATTGAAGGCCAAGAAAGGAAGTAGAGACATGCAAATAAGGGGAGGAGGAAGCTTCTAGATAAGCAcctatcacctccacattaaatgcattgtaCTAACTCAGCTTACCGCATTAATGAcaaaatgacccctgaacagtaccccCCAGCGTGCATCATACTCTACTACCACCAGCAAAGTAGTGATGAGACAAGTATCTAAGGAGGGATCAACGACCATTCAAGTGGAAGGCTTGGATGCAATCCTAGtagctatatataaaaaatgaagatcctcctaagaaagggagagaaaaattaAGAACTATGTAACCAAGAAGTGTATATCCTAAGAACTATAGCTTCTTGGCCAGTCCAAGGAAGAACTTGAATAAGAATCTCTATTTTCCTTGCTATTATTCTCTACTAAAACTGTTGTTttagccaattttttttctttaaattatcaAACGAAGCTACTAAGGTTTGAAGGGTTGGCCTTAACAATCCACctctacaaattaattgtattagGCCTCCATCCctgttatgatcctagtgtccCATATTGCTTAAGTACAAGCTTAAACACATATTTATAAGCTATTGGACATCCTTACCTTGCAAGCTagttttcaagggtgagtttTACCCATGGGTTTGTAACATTTGGTATTAGAGCTAGCCACCACTCTGAGTAATTAGATGTAGCTCATTGAGTATGAGATCAAATGAGTTGCAGTTTTTTGGTTGGATCCTGAAGGGAGCGATCTAgagactaaattaaaataactgaTAGGTGAGTAGAGCCACCAAAAGAGAAATGGCTACCATCGAGTGAGACGGTCAGTGTCACT
This genomic window contains:
- the LOC115968595 gene encoding V-type proton ATPase 16 kDa proteolipid subunit; this encodes MSSGSSFSGDETAPFFGFLGAAAALVFSCMGAAYGTAKSGVGVASMGVMRPELVMKSIVPVVMAGVLGIYGLIIAVIISTGINPKAKSYYLFDGYAHLSSGLSCGLAGLSAGMAIGIVGDAGVRANAQQPKLFVGMILILIFAEALALYGLIVGIILSSRAGQSRAD